One part of the Anaeromyxobacter sp. Fw109-5 genome encodes these proteins:
- a CDS encoding sigma-54 dependent transcriptional regulator, translating into MEPVRVLVADDKENMRKLFAKILADGYDVETAQDGASALALVASRAYDVVVTDIRMPGADGFELLAAVKARAPTTEVVMVTGYATVADAVRAMKQGAFDYLEKPFDPDAALAVVARAAEHKRLVDAARLAAAPGDPDAFHNLVGRSPRMREVYALLDKAAHVDATVLVLGETGTGKELAARAIHYHSGRRERRFMPVNCGALPGELIESELFGHARGAFTGAAVAKPGLFEEARGGTVFLDEVGELPLSAQVKLNRALQEKEIRRVGESTPVKIDVRIVAATHRDLREEVRAGRFREDLFYRLNVIAVTLPPLRDRAEDVPLLAAHFLDKHARALRRELRGFEPEVLVRLAGYAWPGNVRELENTIERAVAVAGGERIGLADLPPEVAAPPAGAAPAEALAALPYRDAVAGARDRVTREYLVALLTEFEGNVTRAAERAGLERESLHRLLRKHGLRSEDFKPA; encoded by the coding sequence ATGGAGCCGGTGCGGGTCCTGGTCGCCGACGACAAGGAGAACATGCGCAAGCTGTTCGCGAAGATCCTCGCGGACGGCTACGACGTGGAGACGGCCCAGGACGGGGCGAGCGCGCTCGCGCTCGTGGCGAGCCGCGCCTACGACGTGGTGGTCACCGACATCCGCATGCCGGGCGCCGACGGCTTCGAGCTGCTGGCCGCCGTGAAGGCGCGCGCGCCCACCACCGAGGTGGTGATGGTGACGGGGTACGCGACCGTCGCCGACGCGGTGCGTGCCATGAAGCAGGGCGCGTTCGACTACCTCGAGAAGCCGTTCGACCCCGACGCGGCCCTGGCGGTGGTCGCCCGGGCAGCCGAGCACAAGCGGCTCGTCGACGCCGCTCGCCTCGCCGCGGCGCCCGGTGACCCGGACGCGTTCCACAACCTCGTGGGCCGCAGCCCCCGCATGCGCGAGGTGTACGCGCTGCTCGACAAGGCGGCCCACGTGGACGCGACCGTGCTCGTGCTGGGGGAGACCGGGACCGGCAAGGAGCTCGCGGCGCGCGCCATCCACTACCACTCCGGCCGCCGCGAGCGGCGGTTCATGCCGGTGAACTGCGGCGCGCTGCCGGGCGAGCTCATCGAGAGCGAGCTGTTCGGGCACGCGCGCGGGGCGTTCACCGGGGCCGCCGTCGCGAAGCCCGGGCTCTTCGAGGAGGCGCGCGGCGGGACCGTGTTCCTCGACGAGGTGGGCGAGCTGCCGCTGTCGGCGCAGGTGAAGCTGAACCGCGCCCTGCAGGAGAAGGAGATCCGCAGGGTGGGCGAGAGCACCCCGGTGAAGATCGACGTCCGCATCGTGGCGGCCACCCACCGCGACCTGCGCGAGGAGGTCCGGGCCGGTCGCTTCCGCGAGGACCTCTTCTACCGGCTGAACGTCATCGCCGTGACGCTCCCGCCGCTGCGCGACCGCGCCGAGGACGTGCCGCTCCTCGCCGCCCACTTCCTCGACAAGCACGCCCGAGCGCTGCGCCGCGAGCTCCGCGGCTTCGAGCCGGAGGTGCTCGTGCGCCTCGCCGGCTACGCCTGGCCGGGGAACGTGCGCGAGCTGGAGAACACGATCGAGCGAGCGGTCGCCGTGGCGGGGGGCGAGCGGATCGGCCTGGCGGACCTCCCGCCGGAGGTCGCCGCGCCCCCCGCGGGCGCCGCGCCCGCCGAGGCGCTCGCGGCGCTGCCGTACCGCGACGCCGTGGCCGGCGCCCGGGACCGCGTGACGCGCGAGTACCTGGTGGCGCTGCTCACCGAGTTCGAGGGGAACGTCACCCGCGCCGCCGAGCGGGCGGGGCTCGAGCGGGAGAGCCTTCACCGCCTGCTGCGCAAGCATGGCCTCCGCTCGGAGGACTTCAAGCCCGCGTAG
- a CDS encoding TolC family protein has product MRRYVGNSLARALVLLLLAPPVAASAQETGGSLPALPTDPVLARLIEESFDARPELRRADAALRAERERVPQAGALPDPVLSLGIQNDGFGEIMIGKMETSFYQVMLSQGLPWPGKRGLRTDVARLAADEAGATLTRARLGTEADVRRAYLDLLLARDRLELLQRLEGIWRTSAGVARARYEAGEGAQSDVLRAQLELNRLRQRRWGLEAQERTAVQTINRLRGRPVDEAIATTMSVRDLPMPALSSPDAALADALARSPELAQARLGTERGTKSVSLARRERFPDLNVNAGVMPRGGLDPMWQAGISISLPVWSYRKQNRAVAESRARAESSEASAEAVEQVLRLRVAERRSAYEAVAETARLFREGLLVQSRATADSTLAQYRVGRVTFASVLEANAGYIADEDGFLAAVVDAQRLAISAAEVSLDPVGLPGAGGAMTSGGMPGAGASGGGLSSGAPGAAAAAEAGPSASMTSGM; this is encoded by the coding sequence ATGCGCCGATACGTTGGAAACTCGCTCGCCCGCGCGCTCGTTCTGCTGCTCCTCGCGCCGCCCGTGGCTGCGAGCGCTCAGGAGACAGGCGGCTCGCTGCCCGCGCTCCCCACGGATCCCGTGCTCGCGCGGCTCATCGAGGAGAGCTTCGACGCGCGCCCCGAGCTCCGCCGGGCGGACGCCGCGCTGCGCGCCGAGCGCGAGCGCGTCCCGCAGGCGGGCGCCCTGCCGGATCCGGTCCTGTCGCTGGGAATCCAGAACGACGGGTTCGGCGAGATCATGATCGGGAAGATGGAGACCAGCTTCTACCAGGTCATGCTGAGCCAGGGGCTCCCCTGGCCCGGGAAGCGGGGCCTTCGCACGGACGTGGCGCGCCTCGCCGCGGACGAGGCGGGCGCGACGCTCACCCGGGCACGCCTGGGCACGGAGGCGGACGTCCGGCGCGCGTACCTGGATCTGCTGCTCGCGCGCGACCGGCTCGAGCTGCTGCAGCGGCTGGAGGGGATCTGGCGGACGTCGGCGGGCGTCGCGCGCGCGCGCTACGAGGCTGGCGAGGGCGCCCAGTCCGACGTGCTCCGCGCCCAGCTCGAGCTGAACCGCCTCCGGCAGCGCCGCTGGGGGCTCGAAGCGCAGGAGAGGACGGCGGTCCAGACCATCAACCGTCTCCGCGGGCGCCCGGTGGACGAGGCGATCGCCACCACGATGAGCGTGCGGGATCTCCCGATGCCCGCGCTCTCCTCCCCTGACGCCGCGCTGGCGGACGCGCTCGCGCGCAGCCCGGAGCTCGCCCAGGCGCGGCTCGGGACGGAGCGGGGGACGAAGTCCGTCTCCCTCGCCCGCCGCGAGCGCTTCCCCGACCTCAACGTGAACGCGGGCGTCATGCCGCGCGGCGGGCTCGACCCCATGTGGCAGGCGGGCATCTCGATCAGCCTCCCCGTGTGGTCCTATCGCAAGCAGAACCGGGCGGTCGCCGAGAGCCGGGCGCGCGCCGAGTCGAGCGAGGCGTCGGCCGAGGCGGTGGAGCAGGTGCTCCGGCTGCGCGTCGCCGAGCGTCGCTCGGCCTACGAGGCGGTCGCCGAGACCGCCCGGCTCTTCCGCGAGGGGCTCCTCGTGCAGTCGCGCGCGACCGCCGACAGCACCCTCGCGCAGTACCGCGTCGGCAGGGTGACCTTCGCGTCCGTGCTCGAGGCCAACGCGGGGTACATCGCCGACGAGGATGGGTTCCTCGCGGCCGTGGTGGACGCGCAGCGGCTCGCCATCTCCGCCGCCGAGGTGAGCCTCGATCCCGTCGGCCTCCCGGGGGCTGGCGGAGCGATGACGTCGGGGGGCATGCCCGGAGCAGGCGCCTCGGGCGGCGGCCTCTCGAGCGGCGCCCCCGGCGCCGCGGCCGCGGCCGAGGCAGGGCCCTCCGCGTCGATGACGTCCGGGATGTGA
- a CDS encoding cupredoxin domain-containing protein translates to MNTKPFLLPIAATLAVLAAPALAQHGGHDHGTMHGSGHGAAHANPAAGIAEGTVKNGVRTVEMAVTDDGFEPSKVKVKKGEKVRFVVTRKTDSTCAKEIVIKDHGINAPLPLGKPVTVEFTPTKSGEIRYACGMDHISGVVFIP, encoded by the coding sequence ATGAACACCAAGCCCTTCCTCCTGCCGATCGCCGCGACGCTCGCCGTCCTGGCGGCGCCGGCGCTCGCGCAGCACGGAGGACACGATCACGGCACGATGCACGGCTCCGGCCACGGCGCCGCGCACGCGAACCCGGCTGCCGGCATCGCCGAGGGGACCGTGAAGAACGGCGTCCGCACGGTGGAGATGGCGGTGACCGACGACGGCTTCGAGCCGTCCAAGGTGAAGGTGAAGAAGGGCGAGAAGGTCCGCTTCGTCGTGACGCGGAAGACGGACAGCACCTGCGCGAAGGAGATCGTGATCAAGGATCACGGCATCAACGCGCCGCTGCCGCTCGGCAAGCCGGTCACCGTGGAGTTCACGCCCACGAAGTCGGGCGAGATCCGCTACGCCTGCGGCATGGACCACATCAGCGGCGTGGTCTTCATCCCGTAG
- a CDS encoding HAMP domain-containing sensor histidine kinase, with amino-acid sequence MRHGYGSGTARRLALGFGALVLLFAAASAVAIAGSVRIHRGLAEMKPREEGVRLSLELASAVRDQYAHQAHTIIIGDASHLGFYDGARETVLRLTRALRQAAEEPEERALVDRIEAESRTLDAIFRERIVPAVLAGEQGSVKLEHDRAQLVVTRIQDLTQALVERFESKIRAFRRDAEGVQRRTLAFLVGLLVAAPVVAVIVSIVIGRSIAAPVAQLQAGAARIAAGELDARIEVHGAPELEALARQWNATTAALRDHQERLVETEKLAGIGRLAAGVAHEINNPLGVILGYAKLLRKKAEPAAAEDLAVIEEETLRAKEIVEGLLDLSRPLPAAAQAVDLRALADDVVARLREARLLDGVAVHVDGGATAPGHPDKLRQVLVNLVRNAAEAAGPGGRVAVRVGALDGTAEVAVEDSGPGIDAATRGRLFEPFFTTKPRGTGLGLAVSRAIARAHGGDLAADPAEHGGARFALRLPARGEA; translated from the coding sequence ATGCGACACGGATACGGATCGGGAACGGCGCGCCGGCTCGCGCTCGGCTTCGGGGCGCTCGTGCTCCTGTTCGCGGCGGCGTCGGCGGTCGCCATCGCGGGCTCCGTCCGCATCCACCGCGGGCTCGCCGAGATGAAGCCCCGCGAGGAAGGCGTGCGCCTCTCGCTCGAGCTCGCGAGCGCCGTCCGCGACCAGTACGCCCACCAGGCGCACACCATCATCATCGGCGACGCCTCGCACCTCGGGTTCTATGACGGGGCGCGCGAGACGGTGCTGCGGCTCACGCGGGCCCTCCGCCAGGCGGCGGAGGAGCCGGAGGAGCGCGCCCTCGTGGATCGGATCGAGGCGGAGAGCAGGACGCTGGACGCCATCTTCCGGGAGCGGATCGTCCCGGCGGTCCTCGCAGGCGAGCAGGGGAGCGTCAAGCTCGAGCACGATCGGGCGCAGCTGGTCGTGACCCGGATCCAGGACCTCACCCAGGCGCTGGTCGAGCGGTTCGAGTCGAAGATCCGGGCGTTCCGCCGCGACGCGGAAGGGGTCCAGCGCCGCACGCTGGCCTTCCTCGTCGGGCTGCTCGTGGCGGCGCCCGTGGTGGCGGTGATCGTCTCGATCGTGATCGGCCGTTCCATCGCGGCGCCCGTGGCCCAGCTCCAGGCCGGCGCGGCGCGCATCGCGGCGGGGGAGCTCGACGCCCGGATCGAGGTGCACGGCGCGCCGGAGCTGGAGGCGCTCGCCCGCCAGTGGAACGCGACGACGGCCGCGCTGCGCGACCACCAGGAGCGGCTCGTCGAGACGGAGAAGCTCGCCGGGATCGGCCGCCTCGCCGCGGGAGTGGCGCACGAGATCAACAACCCGCTCGGCGTCATCCTCGGATACGCCAAGCTGCTCCGGAAGAAGGCCGAGCCCGCTGCGGCCGAGGACCTCGCCGTCATCGAGGAGGAGACCCTGCGCGCCAAGGAGATCGTGGAGGGCCTGCTCGACCTCTCGCGGCCGCTGCCGGCCGCGGCGCAGGCGGTGGACCTGCGCGCCCTCGCGGACGACGTGGTGGCGCGGCTGCGCGAGGCGCGCCTCCTCGATGGCGTGGCGGTCCACGTCGACGGCGGCGCCACGGCGCCCGGCCACCCGGACAAGCTGCGCCAGGTGCTCGTGAACCTGGTACGGAACGCCGCCGAGGCGGCCGGGCCGGGCGGGCGCGTGGCGGTGCGGGTCGGGGCGCTGGATGGGACGGCCGAGGTCGCGGTGGAGGACTCCGGGCCCGGGATCGACGCGGCGACGCGGGGGCGACTGTTCGAGCCGTTCTTCACCACCAAGCCGCGCGGCACCGGGCTCGGCCTGGCGGTCTCGCGCGCCATCGCGCGGGCGCACGGGGGCGACCTCGCCGCGGATCCCGCGGAGCACGGCGGCGCGCGCTTCGCGCTCAGGCTGCCCGCGCGGGGGGAGGCGTAG
- a CDS encoding energy transducer TonB has translation MIAREPIGARRLGFTGGAVAVHALVVWVTLRPASPRPPVPVDVLLVRPAATRELLQPPAAVSSRAQRPAGPVPSALRSPADPRRLIPPSAPVSATAPPLEAADPADLPPLTAGDVAFSGAGGDPYSRFPRGGGGREGGIAPAGVQASEWLVLHQREIVRRIQERASRRPYPALAAAMGWTGVVRVAFTLRTDGTVADLRVVKTSGRKALDECALDDVRASVPFPRPSEEQAVEVPIVYVLT, from the coding sequence GTGATCGCGCGGGAGCCGATCGGAGCGCGGAGGCTCGGCTTCACCGGCGGGGCGGTGGCGGTGCACGCGCTCGTGGTGTGGGTGACCCTGCGCCCGGCCTCCCCGAGACCGCCGGTCCCGGTGGACGTGCTGCTCGTCCGCCCGGCCGCCACGCGCGAGCTGCTCCAGCCACCTGCGGCGGTCTCCTCGAGAGCGCAGCGACCCGCCGGCCCGGTCCCCTCGGCGCTCAGGAGCCCTGCGGATCCCCGCCGCCTCATCCCGCCCAGCGCGCCCGTCTCGGCGACCGCCCCGCCCCTGGAGGCAGCCGACCCCGCGGACCTCCCCCCCCTCACCGCAGGGGACGTCGCCTTCTCGGGCGCGGGCGGCGATCCGTACAGCCGCTTCCCGCGTGGCGGCGGGGGTCGGGAGGGAGGCATCGCCCCGGCCGGCGTCCAGGCGTCCGAGTGGCTCGTCCTCCACCAGCGGGAGATCGTGCGGCGCATCCAGGAGCGCGCCTCGCGGCGTCCCTACCCCGCGCTCGCCGCCGCGATGGGCTGGACCGGCGTCGTGCGCGTGGCCTTCACCCTCCGGACGGACGGCACGGTGGCGGATCTCCGGGTGGTGAAGACGAGCGGCCGGAAGGCGCTCGACGAGTGCGCCCTCGACGACGTCCGGGCGTCGGTGCCGTTCCCGCGCCCCTCGGAGGAACAAGCCGTCGAGGTGCCGATCGTGTACGTCCTCACCTGA
- a CDS encoding efflux RND transporter periplasmic adaptor subunit — MNTENGNTSAPSRPRRSFGTRALVLAMVASAALAGGGSWLLASRGGDPHAHEGGAAAKEQWQCPMHPSVVQDHPGDCPICGMKLVEVAAATGPAPQGASPAEGKAQWQCPMHPSIVQDHPGDCPICGMKLVEVKGADEASGGGTPPPGGLSAVTIDPARQQLIGLKVAHAEKGTVGGSWRTSGRVAIDETRVHHVNVKFSGFMEHVHGDFIGRLVKKGEPLFSIYSPELLAAQEEYLLALRTQKTLAEAGGMDADGDALVAAARRKLELWDVPRSEIARLERTGRPTRTITFYSPATGVLTKKDVVPGMRVNAGDMPFEIVDLSRVWVLADAYESDLRHVKIGGPATLALKAFPNRSFEGRVAFIDPLLDPKTRTAKVRVEVPNPKGELKPEMFGEVVFKGTSREGVRIPADAVINSGTQSVVFVALGGGKFEPREVQLGDGDSEFVEVVSGVAAGEGVVTRANFLIDSESRLRASLAALASGSPAPAKAPAEAGADPHAGHGR, encoded by the coding sequence ATGAACACCGAGAACGGCAACACGAGCGCTCCTTCCCGCCCCCGTCGCAGCTTCGGCACGCGCGCGCTGGTCCTCGCGATGGTCGCGTCGGCGGCGCTGGCCGGCGGCGGGAGCTGGCTGCTCGCCTCGCGCGGAGGCGATCCTCACGCGCACGAGGGCGGCGCGGCCGCGAAGGAGCAGTGGCAGTGCCCGATGCACCCGAGCGTCGTGCAGGATCACCCGGGCGACTGCCCGATCTGCGGCATGAAGCTCGTGGAGGTGGCCGCGGCGACCGGGCCGGCGCCCCAGGGCGCCTCGCCGGCGGAGGGGAAGGCGCAGTGGCAGTGCCCGATGCACCCGAGCATCGTGCAGGACCACCCGGGCGACTGCCCGATCTGCGGCATGAAGCTCGTGGAGGTGAAGGGCGCGGACGAGGCCTCCGGCGGTGGAACGCCGCCGCCCGGGGGACTCTCGGCCGTGACGATCGACCCCGCGCGACAGCAGCTCATCGGCCTCAAGGTGGCGCACGCCGAGAAGGGCACGGTCGGGGGCTCCTGGCGCACGAGCGGCCGGGTCGCCATCGACGAGACGCGCGTGCACCACGTGAACGTGAAGTTCTCCGGGTTCATGGAGCACGTCCACGGGGACTTCATCGGGCGGCTCGTGAAGAAGGGGGAGCCGCTCTTCTCGATCTACAGCCCCGAGCTGCTCGCCGCGCAGGAGGAGTACCTCCTCGCCCTGCGGACGCAGAAGACGCTGGCCGAGGCGGGAGGCATGGACGCGGACGGGGACGCGCTCGTGGCGGCGGCGCGCCGCAAGCTCGAGCTGTGGGACGTCCCGCGGTCCGAGATCGCGCGGCTCGAGCGCACGGGCCGCCCCACGCGCACCATCACGTTCTACTCGCCGGCGACGGGCGTCCTCACGAAGAAGGACGTCGTCCCGGGGATGCGCGTCAACGCCGGAGACATGCCGTTCGAGATCGTGGACCTCTCGCGCGTGTGGGTGCTCGCGGACGCGTACGAGAGCGACCTCCGCCACGTGAAGATCGGGGGGCCCGCCACGCTGGCGCTCAAGGCGTTCCCGAACCGCTCCTTCGAAGGCCGGGTGGCGTTCATCGACCCGCTCCTCGACCCGAAGACCCGCACCGCGAAGGTGCGCGTGGAGGTCCCGAACCCGAAGGGCGAGCTGAAGCCCGAGATGTTCGGCGAGGTGGTGTTCAAGGGGACGAGCCGCGAGGGCGTGCGGATCCCGGCCGACGCGGTGATCAACTCCGGGACGCAGAGCGTCGTGTTCGTCGCGCTGGGGGGCGGCAAGTTCGAGCCGCGCGAGGTGCAGCTCGGCGACGGCGACTCCGAGTTCGTCGAGGTGGTGTCGGGGGTCGCGGCCGGCGAGGGGGTCGTGACGCGCGCGAACTTCCTCATCGACTCGGAGTCGCGGCTGCGGGCCTCGCTCGCCGCGCTCGCCTCGGGCTCGCCGGCGCCGGCGAAGGCGCCCGCGGAAGCCGGCGCGGACCCGCACGCAGGGCACGGGCGGTAG
- a CDS encoding TonB-dependent receptor — protein sequence MRAGFALRRALVALALSTGVGVAQPGAAGRGDEAGDRDRTAAHPERGAVANAADSRDDEPPPDVGETVVSATRLPRPVADLPTTVLVVRSDELDRSAATTVDATLRTLPSFATLRRSTSLVADPSSQGLNLRGVAPSAVARALLLDDGVPVNDPFGGWISWRAVPRLGLERVEVAPGGASALYGSFALGGVVALVPRAIEGAAARAEAYGGSLGTRGAAVWAADRAAALGGSLEAEHAATDGYVVVAPWDRGAVDGRASARHTTVSARVLAERATGARLTLGGTFFDEEQDGGTRYTQAAQRTATARLGLAARVGEVRLDAALYGGARRFTQDRARFSADRGSEALAASQEVPSNDVGGWAVAALPPLGAHVVSAGLDLRRVSGTSRERLYPPDPAPSSPVAREASGRQWTGGLFAQDAWSPSAALELAGAARVDLWRDEEGRSGVTRADGALEEVHHAARTRAVFSPRLAARWSPSSAITVRASAYRAFRAPTLNELYRPFQVGTVLTASNPALGPETLAGGEAGPEVRLAGGLSLRATGYWNALLDPLTIVTLDAPLPDGSTRRRVNLGRARVRGLETEVAWHPSGPLALSAAWTLADSRVTSAPGYPELVGKALVHAPAHRVSGRAVLAGGRIGSAALEVRWLGRAFEDDRNTLELPGFATLDAFASRPLVGGLELFAAIENALDRRYLVGRAGVDTIGAPRAIRAGLRFAAGASGR from the coding sequence GTGAGGGCCGGGTTCGCGCTCCGGCGCGCGCTCGTCGCGCTCGCCCTGTCGACCGGGGTCGGGGTGGCGCAGCCAGGCGCGGCCGGCCGCGGCGACGAGGCCGGCGATCGCGACCGGACGGCCGCTCATCCCGAGCGTGGCGCCGTCGCGAACGCCGCGGACTCGAGGGACGACGAGCCACCCCCCGACGTGGGCGAGACCGTCGTGAGCGCGACCCGGCTCCCGCGCCCGGTGGCGGACCTCCCCACCACCGTGCTCGTGGTGCGCTCCGACGAGCTGGATCGCAGCGCCGCCACCACCGTCGACGCGACGCTCCGCACGCTGCCCTCCTTCGCGACGCTGCGCCGCTCCACCAGCCTCGTCGCCGACCCGTCGTCGCAGGGGTTGAACCTGCGCGGCGTCGCTCCTTCCGCGGTCGCGCGCGCCCTCCTCCTCGACGACGGCGTGCCGGTGAACGATCCCTTCGGCGGCTGGATCTCGTGGCGCGCGGTACCCCGGCTCGGCCTGGAGCGCGTCGAGGTCGCGCCGGGCGGAGCGTCCGCCCTCTACGGCAGCTTCGCGCTCGGCGGCGTGGTGGCGCTCGTGCCGCGCGCCATCGAGGGCGCGGCCGCGCGCGCCGAGGCCTACGGCGGCAGCCTCGGCACGCGGGGCGCCGCGGTGTGGGCGGCCGATCGGGCCGCCGCGCTCGGCGGATCGCTCGAGGCCGAGCACGCGGCCACCGACGGTTACGTCGTGGTCGCCCCGTGGGATCGAGGCGCGGTGGACGGACGCGCCTCCGCGCGACACACGACGGTGTCCGCGCGCGTGCTCGCCGAGCGCGCGACGGGCGCGCGGCTGACGCTCGGCGGGACGTTCTTCGACGAGGAGCAGGACGGCGGGACGCGCTACACGCAGGCGGCGCAGCGGACCGCGACCGCGCGCCTCGGCCTCGCCGCGCGGGTCGGCGAGGTCCGCCTCGACGCGGCGCTCTACGGCGGAGCGAGGAGGTTCACGCAGGACCGCGCCCGCTTCTCCGCGGACCGCGGCAGCGAGGCGCTCGCGGCGTCGCAGGAGGTGCCGTCGAACGACGTGGGCGGCTGGGCCGTCGCCGCGCTGCCGCCGCTCGGCGCGCACGTCGTCTCGGCCGGCCTCGACCTGCGCCGCGTCTCCGGCACGAGCCGCGAGCGGCTCTACCCTCCGGACCCCGCGCCCTCGAGCCCGGTCGCGCGAGAGGCGTCCGGGCGGCAGTGGACGGGCGGGCTGTTCGCGCAGGACGCGTGGTCGCCGTCGGCGGCCCTGGAGCTCGCCGGAGCGGCCCGGGTCGACCTGTGGCGCGATGAAGAAGGGCGCAGCGGGGTGACGCGCGCCGACGGAGCGCTCGAGGAGGTCCACCACGCGGCGCGCACCCGCGCCGTCTTCTCGCCCCGCCTCGCCGCCCGCTGGTCCCCGTCCAGCGCCATCACCGTGCGCGCCTCCGCCTACCGCGCGTTCCGCGCGCCCACGCTGAACGAGCTGTACCGCCCGTTCCAGGTCGGGACGGTGCTCACCGCGTCGAACCCGGCGCTCGGCCCCGAGACGCTCGCCGGGGGCGAGGCGGGTCCGGAGGTGCGCCTCGCCGGCGGCCTCTCGCTTCGCGCCACCGGGTACTGGAACGCGCTCCTCGATCCCCTGACCATCGTGACCCTGGACGCCCCGCTGCCGGACGGCTCGACGCGGCGACGCGTGAACCTGGGGCGCGCGCGGGTCCGGGGGCTCGAGACCGAGGTCGCCTGGCACCCCTCGGGCCCGCTCGCGCTCTCCGCCGCGTGGACCCTCGCGGATTCCCGCGTCACCTCGGCGCCCGGCTACCCCGAGCTGGTGGGCAAGGCGCTCGTGCACGCTCCGGCACACCGGGTCTCCGGGCGCGCGGTCCTCGCGGGCGGGCGGATCGGGAGCGCCGCGCTGGAGGTGCGCTGGCTCGGGCGCGCGTTCGAGGACGACCGGAACACCCTCGAGCTCCCGGGGTTCGCGACGCTGGACGCCTTCGCGTCCCGGCCGCTCGTCGGGGGGCTGGAGCTGTTCGCCGCGATCGAGAACGCGCTCGACCGGCGCTACCTGGTGGGGCGAGCGGGGGTGGACACGATCGGCGCGCCGCGCGCGATCCGGGCGGGGCTGAGGTTCGCCGCCGGCGCCTCGGGACGCTGA
- a CDS encoding EAL domain-containing protein, translating to MRDLNTAAALRAPPSWQPRPDGLDVVRAGRFGVQYEPIVEVTTGRLHGYEALARFHRRDGVTVPPAVVFERLRAFPELLLRTELSLKRLQVEQAPGPRVFLNVSPDTWGRASASFREVFAASRVEVVVEAVENVHASTIGRGASMLRELARAGITAALDDLGGANVLVSAEELHLARVLKLDRSVLRSVGDPARRALLDGVLSFASRTGKPVVAEGVETAADFQVVRELGIDLAQGDLFREGFRRVMPVHH from the coding sequence GTGCGAGACCTGAACACGGCCGCGGCGCTCCGCGCCCCACCTTCCTGGCAGCCCCGCCCCGACGGCCTGGACGTGGTCAGGGCCGGCCGCTTCGGCGTCCAGTACGAGCCCATCGTCGAGGTCACCACCGGCCGGCTCCACGGCTACGAGGCCCTCGCGCGCTTTCACCGCCGGGACGGAGTGACGGTGCCGCCGGCGGTCGTGTTCGAGCGGCTGCGGGCCTTTCCGGAGCTGCTGTTGCGGACCGAGCTCTCCCTGAAGCGCCTCCAGGTGGAGCAGGCGCCCGGCCCGCGCGTGTTCCTGAACGTCTCCCCGGACACCTGGGGGCGCGCGAGCGCCAGCTTCCGCGAGGTGTTCGCCGCGTCGCGGGTCGAGGTGGTGGTCGAGGCCGTCGAGAACGTCCACGCGAGCACGATCGGCCGCGGCGCGAGCATGCTGCGGGAGCTCGCCCGCGCCGGGATCACCGCAGCCCTCGATGACCTCGGCGGCGCGAACGTCCTCGTCAGCGCCGAGGAGCTGCACCTCGCCCGCGTCCTCAAGCTCGACCGGAGCGTGCTGCGCAGCGTCGGCGATCCCGCGCGCCGGGCGCTGCTCGACGGGGTGCTGTCCTTCGCCTCCCGGACGGGCAAGCCGGTCGTGGCAGAGGGCGTCGAGACCGCGGCGGACTTCCAGGTGGTCCGCGAGCTCGGGATCGACCTCGCCCAAGGGGACCTCTTCCGCGAGGGGTTCCGGCGCGTCATGCCGGTCCACCACTGA